From a region of the Cryptococcus depauperatus CBS 7841 chromosome 6, complete sequence genome:
- a CDS encoding phosphoribosylaminoimidazolecarboxamide formyltransferase/IMP cyclohydrolase: MSSEAPIALLSVYDKTGLLPFAKGLKELGFRLLGSGGTAKMIREAGIEIEDVSNITKAPEMLGGRVKTLHPAIHGGILSRDIPSDLADLATNKISPITLVVCNLYPFVLQTSKPDCTLAGAIEEIDIGGVTLLRAAAKNHGRVSIISSSLDYETILDELKANGEVSAETKRGLALKAFEDTKSYDEAISDYFRKIYSTPDVENDFKAGAGVGYQRLGLRYGANPHQTPAQAFVEQGEMPIKVLSGSPGYINLLDALNSWALVKELSAALDLPAAASFKHVSPAGAAVGIPLDERAAKVFGVEDLKDLSPLACAYARARGADRMSSFGDFIALSHTVDTLTAKIISREVSDGIIAPAFQPEALEILSKKKGGKYCVLQMDPNYVPPEIETRQVYGISLQQRRNDCKIDASLFKNVVTEKKDVPSSAITDLIVATLALKYTQSNSVCYALKGTVIGLGAGQQSRIHCTRLAGDKADNWWFRHHPRVLSLPFKKGIKRADKANAIDLFVTGQAFEAEGDERAQWESLFEFVPGPLTKEERATHMKELSGVACASDAFFPFPDNVHRAKRSGATYLAAPSGSIMDKECIKAADENGLVFCHTDLRLFHH, translated from the exons ATGTCGTCTGAAGCTCCCATAG CATTGCTCTCTGTGTATGACAAAACTGGCCTCCTCCCCTTTGCCAAGGGGCTCAAGGAGCTCGGGTTTAGGCTTTTGGGTAGCGGCGGCACTGCCAAGATGATCCGTGAAGCTGGCATTGAAATTGA AGATGTCTCAAACATCACCAAGGCTCCCGAGATGTTGGGTGGCCGCGtcaaaactcttcatcCTGCTATTCACGGTG GTATTCTCTCGCGAGACATTCCCTCTGATCTTGCCGACCTTGCCACAAACAAGATCTCGCCAATCACTCTCGTCGTCTGCAACCTCTATCCGTTTGTTCTCCAAACCTCCAAACCCGATTGCACTTTAGCAGGCGCTATTGAGGAGATTGATATTGGAGGTGTCACTCTTCTCCGTGCCGCGGCCAAGAATCACGGTCGAGTCTCCATCATATCTTCCTCTTTAGACTATGAAACTATACTCGACGAGCTCAAGGCTAACGGCGAGGTCTCCGCAGAGACTAAACGAGGGCTTGCACTAAAAGCCTTTGAGGACACCAAGAGTTATGATGAGGCTATCAGTGACTACTTTAGAAAGATTTATTCTACTCCAGATGTCGAAAATGATTTCAAGGCTGGGGCCGGTGTTGGCTACCAAAGGTTAGGCTTGAGGTACGGCGCCAATCCTCATCAAACGCCAGCTCAGGCATTTGTTGAGCAAGGTGAAATGCCCATAAAAG TTCTCTCTGGCTCTCCCGGGTATATCAATCTCCTTGATGCTCTCAACTCTTGGGCTCTCGTAAAGGAACTCTCTGCTGCTCTCGATCTTCCTGCAGCCGCTTCCTTCAAACATGTATCTCCTGCGGGCGCTGCTGTTGGTATTCCTCTCGATGAACGAGCTGCCAAGGTCTTTGGCGTTGAGGATTTGAAAgatctttctcctcttgcCTGCGCTTACGCGCGCGCTCGAGGTGCCGATAGAATGTCTTCTTTCGGTGATTTTATTGCACTTTCCCATACTGTCGACACCCTCACAGCCAAGATCATTTCTCGTGAAGTTTCTGATGGTATCATTGCTCCCGCTTTTCAGCCAGAAGCCCTCGAAATTTTGAGTAAGAAAAAGGGCGGAAAATACTGTGTTTTGCAAATGGACCCCAACTATGTTCCTCCAGAAATTGAGACTCGTCAAGTGTATGGAATCTCTCTACAGCAGAGACGCAACGACTGCAAAATTGAtgcttctctcttcaaaaatGTCGTAACTGAGAAGAAGGACGTTCCTTCTTCTGCAATCACAGACCTTATCGTCGCTACTCTTGCTCTAAAGTACACACAATCCAACTCTGTGTGCTACGCTCTTAAGGGCACTGTTATCGGTCTTGGAGCGGGTCAGCAATCGCGAATTCACTGTACCCGTCTTGCAGGTGACAAGGCTGACAACTGGTGGTTCCGACACCACCCACGAGTTCTTTCGCTCCCTTTCAAAAAGGGGATCAAACGGGCCGATAAGGCTAATGCTATTGATTTGTTTGTCACTGGCCAAGCCTTTGAGGCGGAAGGTGATGAACGTGCTCAATGGGAATCCCTCTTTGAGTTTGTGCCAGGACCTCTCACCAAGGAGGAAAGGGCTACCCACATGAAGGAGCTGTCTGGTGTTGCTTGTGCAAGTGACGCGTTTTTCCCCTTCCCCGATAATGTTCACCGAGCAAAAAGGAGCGGGGCAACGTACTTGGCTGCTCCAAGTGGAAGTATTATGGACAAGGAGTGTATAAAAGCGgcagatgagaatggaCTGGTGTTTTGCCACACTGACTTGAGACTG TTCCACCACTAA
- a CDS encoding 40S ribosomal protein S30 encodes MGKVHGSLARAGKVKSQTPKVEPQEKKKQPKGRAMKRLQYTRRFVNVTVAPGGKRRMNQQPVGKSG; translated from the exons ATGGGTAAGGTCCACGGTTCCCTCGCTCGTGCAGGTAAAGTCAAGTCTCAA ACCCCCAAGGTTGAGCCtcaggagaagaagaagcagccCAAAGGACGAGCCA TGAAGAGGTTGCAATATACCAGGCGATTCGTTAACGTTACTGTTGCTCCTGGTGGCAAACGAAGGAT GAACCAGCAGCCCGTCGGAAAGTCCGGTTAA
- a CDS encoding UDP-glucose 4-epimerase GalE: MASDSTNKLKRVIVTGGLGYIGSHVVVSLLLTGRYQPIVIDNCHNAYPEALRRCIEIAQEELGPDAPQPILHNADLRDPSTIDSVFDAYANQGGIWAVIHLAALKAVGESSEIPLAYYRVNVAGSISLFESMAKYNTANLVFSSSATVYGAPKTIPIPETSPLAPESVYGRTKAVVEDIIHDLTKVPPKDGKEQLRAVSVRYFNPAGAHHSGKLGEEPRGKPGNLLPLLAQIAVGREKSQLKIFGTDFPTPDGTCVRDYLHIMDLADGHVLALDALATPSSQPNIFSNIDPKDGYFRAYNLGKGKGMSVLNMIEAMRKATGFDYQYEIIGKRTGDVPDLTADPTLAQKELGFLAKADLGTMCRDLWNFQTKNPNGYNSSA, from the exons ATGGCATCTGACAGTACAAATAAGCTCAAA CGCGTTATTGTAACAGGCGGGTTGGGCTACATTGGCTCCCATGTCGTGgtatctttgcttttgacCGGCAGATATCAACCCATTGTCATAGATAATTGTCACAATGCGTATCCAGAGGCTTTGAGGAGGTGTATAGAGATTGCCCAGGAAGAACTTGG ACCAGACGCACCTCAGCCAATCTTGCATAACGCCGACCTTCGCGATCCCTCTACCATCGACAGCGTCTTTGATGCTTATGCAAACCAAGGAGGAATTTGGGCAGTTATTCACCTCGCAGCTCTCAAGGCGGTCGGCGAGAGCTCTGAAATCCCCCTAGCATACTACCGCGTCAATGTTGCCGGTTCTATATCACTCTTCGAATCTATGGCTAAATACAATACCGCCAACCTTGTGTTCTCCTCATCTGCCACAGTATATGGTGCCCCCAAAACTATCCCAATTCCTGAAACATCTCCTCTTGCGCCAGAGTCAGTCTATGGTCGTACCAAAGCTGTGGTTGAGGACATTATCCATGACTTAACCAAGGTACCCCCtaaagatggcaaagaacaATTGAGAGCAGTGAGCGTAAGATACTTCAACCCTGCTGGTGCTCATCATTCTGGAAAACTCGGAGAAGAACCTCGTGGTAAACCTGGAAatcttttgcctcttcttgctcaaatAGCTGTCGGTAGAGAAAAGTCGCAACTCAAAATTTTTGGAACAGATTTCCCTACTCCGGACGGGACATGCGTTCGAGATTATCTTCACATTATGGACCTTGCGGATGGTCATGTTCTCGCGCTCGACGCTCTTGCCACACCGTCTTCGCAGcccaacatcttttctaatATTGACCCAAAGGACGGATATTTCAGAGCCTACAATCTGGGTAAAGGCAAGGGAATGAGTGTGCTAAACATGATTGAAGCAATGAGAAAGGCTACTGGCTTTGACTACCAGTACGAGATTATAGGTAAAAG AACCGGAGATGTGCCCGACCTTACTGCAGACCCTACTCTTGCCCAAAAAgaacttggttttcttgCAAAGGCCGACCTTGGCACAATGTGCCGCGATCTTTGGAACTTTCAGACAAAAAATCCCAACGGCTATAATTCTTCTGCTTAA